In the Marinomonas algicola genome, one interval contains:
- the prpC gene encoding bifunctional 2-methylcitrate synthase/citrate synthase: MADAKKLTGAGLRGQSAGSTALCTVGKSGSGLTYRGYDIHELAEKSTFEEVAYLLLKGKLPNQDELSAYIDKIKSLRQLPDALKVVLEQIPKEAHPMDVMRTGCSMLGNVETEASFADQEDMADRLLAVFPSIICYWYRFSHDGIRIDTVTDDDSVGGHFLHLLRGAKPSELHAKVMNVSLILYAEHEFNASTFTARVCASTLSDLHSCITGAIGSLRGPLHGGANEAAMDMIEQWTSADEAETEVLGMLTRKDKIMGFGHAIYSTSDPRNGIIKKWSKKLSDDVGDTVLYAVSERVEDVMWREKKLFCNADFFHASAYHFMDIPTKLFTPIFVCSRLTGWASHVFEQRANNRIIRPSADYTGPEPRNVTPIESRT, translated from the coding sequence GACTTCGTGGACAATCAGCTGGATCAACAGCACTTTGTACCGTTGGTAAATCGGGTTCTGGGTTAACCTATCGTGGTTATGATATTCATGAATTGGCGGAAAAATCGACCTTTGAAGAAGTGGCTTATTTACTGTTAAAAGGCAAATTACCGAATCAAGACGAGCTTTCAGCTTATATTGATAAAATTAAATCACTGCGCCAATTACCTGATGCGTTAAAAGTGGTTTTGGAACAAATTCCAAAAGAAGCACACCCGATGGATGTGATGCGAACTGGCTGCTCTATGTTAGGTAATGTAGAAACAGAAGCGAGTTTTGCCGATCAAGAAGACATGGCGGATCGTTTATTGGCCGTGTTCCCATCAATTATTTGTTACTGGTATCGTTTTAGTCATGATGGTATTCGCATAGACACAGTCACAGATGACGATTCTGTTGGTGGACACTTCTTGCACCTATTGCGAGGTGCCAAGCCGAGTGAATTGCATGCAAAAGTCATGAATGTGTCATTGATCCTGTATGCCGAACACGAATTCAATGCGTCAACCTTTACCGCACGAGTTTGTGCTTCTACGTTATCTGATCTCCATAGCTGTATTACAGGAGCAATCGGCTCACTTAGAGGTCCATTACATGGAGGGGCGAACGAAGCAGCGATGGATATGATTGAGCAATGGACTTCGGCTGACGAAGCGGAAACAGAAGTATTAGGCATGCTTACTCGTAAAGACAAAATTATGGGCTTTGGACACGCTATCTACAGTACTTCTGATCCGCGCAATGGCATCATTAAGAAATGGTCTAAAAAACTCTCTGATGATGTTGGTGATACCGTTTTATACGCCGTATCAGAGCGCGTTGAAGACGTAATGTGGCGCGAAAAGAAACTCTTTTGTAATGCAGATTTCTTTCATGCCAGTGCGTACCATTTTATGGACATCCCAACGAAATTGTTTACTCCTATTTTCGTTTGCTCACGTCTGACAGGTTGGGCTTCTCATGTATTTGAGCAAAGAGCGAATAACCGTATTATCCGACCCAGTGCAGACTACACAGGACCAGAACCAAGAAACGTAACCCCGATTGAATCACGTACCTAG
- the acnD gene encoding Fe/S-dependent 2-methylisocitrate dehydratase AcnD — protein MNTQYRKSLPGTQLDYFDTREAIEALSPGAYDELPYTSRVLAENLVRRCSPETLNASLLQLIERKQELDFPWFPARVVCHDILGQTALVDLAGLRDAIALQGGDPAKVNPVVPTQLIVDHSLAVEHGGFDKEAFSKNRAIEDRRNEDRFHFINWTKKAFKNVDVIPPGNGILHQINLERMSPVVHSREGVAFPDTLVGTDSHTPHVDALGVIAIGVGGLEAESVMLGRASWMRLPDIIGVELTGKRQEGVTATDIVLAITEFLRAQKVVSSYLEFFGEGVPHLTLGDRATISNMTPEFGASAAMFYIDQQTIDYLTLTGRDPDQVALVENYAKTAGLWADSLTTARYERVLSFDLSSVVRTIAGPSNPHNRVPTSELAARGISGVVENDEGLMPDGAVIIAAITSCTNTSNPRNTVAAGLLAQKANELGLTRKPWVKTSFAPGSKAAQLYLEDANLLPELEKLGFGIVGFACTTCNGMSGALDPVIQQEVIDRDLYATAVLSGNRNFDGRIHPYAKQAFLASPPLVVAYAIAGTIRFDIEKDILGVDKNGNEVTLKDIWPSDAEIDAIVAKSVKPEQFNAVYIPMFEIKEDTSAAVSPLYDWREMSTYIRRPPYWEGALAGERRLSGMRPLAILGDNITTDHLSPSNAIMKSSAAGEYLDKMGLPEEDYNSYATHRGDHLTAQRATFANPKLLNEMVQENGQVKQGSLARVEPEGKVTRMWEAIETYMERKQPLIIVAGADYGQGSSRDWAAKGVRLAGVEVIVAEGFERIHRTNLVGMGVLPLEFEEGTNRHTLALDGTEVFDVQGARTPRATMTLVLTRTSGEQMTVPVVCRLDTEEEVSIYEAGGVLQRFAKDFLSEAEGV, from the coding sequence ATGAATACCCAATACCGAAAATCCCTTCCAGGAACGCAACTGGACTACTTTGACACCCGAGAAGCCATTGAGGCACTTAGCCCTGGAGCCTATGATGAACTGCCTTATACCTCTCGAGTATTGGCGGAAAATTTAGTAAGGCGCTGTTCTCCAGAGACTTTAAATGCGTCCTTGTTGCAGTTGATTGAACGTAAACAAGAGTTGGATTTCCCTTGGTTTCCAGCGCGGGTAGTGTGCCATGATATTTTAGGACAAACGGCTTTGGTTGATTTGGCGGGTTTACGTGATGCCATTGCATTACAGGGGGGTGACCCAGCGAAAGTAAATCCAGTGGTGCCAACACAATTAATTGTGGATCATTCGCTTGCGGTCGAACACGGTGGCTTTGATAAAGAAGCGTTTTCTAAAAACAGAGCCATTGAAGACCGTCGTAACGAAGACCGTTTTCATTTTATCAACTGGACTAAAAAAGCCTTTAAAAATGTGGATGTGATTCCGCCCGGAAACGGCATCTTGCACCAGATTAATTTAGAACGTATGTCGCCTGTTGTGCATTCACGGGAGGGTGTGGCGTTTCCAGATACCTTGGTTGGTACAGACAGCCATACCCCTCATGTAGACGCATTGGGCGTTATTGCTATTGGTGTTGGTGGTTTAGAAGCGGAAAGCGTTATGTTAGGTCGAGCTTCTTGGATGCGTTTGCCAGACATCATAGGCGTAGAGCTCACTGGTAAAAGGCAAGAAGGCGTCACAGCGACAGACATAGTACTCGCCATAACCGAATTCTTACGGGCTCAAAAAGTGGTTTCCTCTTATTTAGAGTTCTTCGGTGAAGGGGTACCGCATCTTACCCTAGGTGACCGAGCCACCATTTCAAATATGACACCCGAGTTTGGTGCCTCTGCGGCCATGTTCTACATTGACCAACAAACAATAGACTATTTAACTTTAACTGGCCGCGATCCTGATCAAGTGGCACTGGTTGAAAACTACGCGAAAACAGCGGGCTTATGGGCGGACAGTTTGACAACCGCACGTTACGAAAGGGTGTTATCGTTCGATCTTTCCAGTGTAGTGAGAACCATTGCTGGGCCATCGAACCCTCATAACCGCGTACCAACCTCTGAATTAGCGGCTCGCGGTATTTCTGGGGTAGTGGAAAATGACGAAGGTTTAATGCCTGATGGTGCCGTTATTATTGCGGCCATTACCAGCTGCACTAACACCAGTAATCCACGCAATACAGTGGCCGCTGGTTTACTTGCCCAAAAAGCCAATGAACTCGGCTTAACCCGTAAACCTTGGGTAAAAACGTCGTTTGCACCGGGATCAAAAGCCGCTCAGCTCTACTTAGAAGACGCTAATTTATTACCTGAGTTAGAAAAATTAGGCTTTGGCATTGTGGGGTTTGCCTGTACAACCTGTAATGGTATGAGTGGCGCGCTGGATCCAGTGATTCAACAAGAGGTGATTGACCGAGACTTATACGCGACCGCCGTCTTATCCGGTAATCGTAACTTTGATGGCCGAATTCACCCTTACGCCAAACAAGCTTTTTTAGCCTCACCGCCTTTGGTTGTTGCCTACGCCATTGCCGGCACCATTCGCTTTGATATTGAAAAAGACATTCTAGGCGTGGATAAAAATGGCAATGAAGTGACGCTAAAAGACATTTGGCCGAGTGATGCTGAAATTGACGCGATTGTTGCTAAAAGTGTCAAACCAGAGCAATTCAATGCCGTTTACATTCCTATGTTTGAAATCAAAGAGGACACCAGTGCAGCCGTAAGTCCATTATACGATTGGCGCGAGATGAGTACTTACATCCGTCGGCCACCTTATTGGGAAGGGGCTTTGGCCGGTGAACGCCGCTTATCGGGCATGCGCCCCTTAGCCATCTTGGGAGACAACATTACCACGGATCATTTGTCTCCATCGAATGCGATCATGAAATCCAGCGCCGCCGGTGAATACCTCGATAAAATGGGGTTGCCAGAAGAGGATTACAATTCTTACGCCACTCACCGAGGAGATCATTTAACGGCCCAACGCGCAACCTTTGCTAACCCAAAACTGCTAAATGAAATGGTGCAAGAAAACGGCCAAGTGAAACAAGGCTCGTTAGCCAGGGTGGAACCCGAGGGAAAAGTAACCCGTATGTGGGAAGCGATTGAGACTTACATGGAGCGAAAACAACCGCTGATTATCGTGGCTGGTGCGGATTACGGGCAAGGCTCCTCCCGTGACTGGGCCGCCAAAGGTGTGCGTCTGGCTGGGGTCGAAGTGATTGTTGCAGAAGGTTTTGAGCGCATTCATAGAACGAATCTAGTCGGCATGGGCGTGTTACCACTTGAATTTGAAGAGGGCACCAATCGCCATACTCTGGCTTTAGATGGGACAGAAGTCTTCGATGTTCAAGGCGCTCGTACACCAAGAGCGACAATGACTTTAGTGCTTACGAGGACATCGGGTGAGCAAATGACGGTGCCGGTTGTTTGTCGTCTGGACACAGAAGAAGAAGTCTCAATTTACGAAGCGGGTGGCGTCTTGCAACGTTTTGCAAAAGACTTTTTGAGTGAAGCGGAAGGTGTTTAA